The DNA sequence GCTTGATTACGCTGCTAAGGGCTTCCCCGTCTTCCCCCTGATCATCGGGGGGAAGCGTCCCGCGGGCGATCTGGCGCCCAACGGTTGCAAGGATGCCAGCACAGACGAAGACCAGATTTGCGAATGGTGGACTGCAAAGCCTGATGCAAATATCGGCGTTGTTACCGATGGCTTGTGTGTCGTTGACATCGACGGTGCTGATCATGCTTGGTTGTCCGATAACGGCAGACTCGATGCGCTGGCTGGTTCTCCAGTCTCACAGACTCCGCGCGGTGGTCGTCACTATGTCTTTCGGCAGAATGGCGAGCCACTACGCAACACAGCGGGCAGGCTGGCCGATCACGTCGATACCAGGGCTGACGGTGGTTACATAGTCGCTGCCCCTTCGGTGGTCGATGGCAAGCCTTACAAGTGGCTTCCCGGTCATGAGCTGGATTCACGCGATGAGCTGCCCACAGTGCCGGAATGGATCATACAGGGCTTACAGGTAGTGAATGAAATCCCGTTGACTCTGGAAGATGAAA is a window from the Gimesia benthica genome containing:
- a CDS encoding bifunctional DNA primase/polymerase, whose protein sequence is MVNQNHMLQAALDYAAKGFPVFPLIIGGKRPAGDLAPNGCKDASTDEDQICEWWTAKPDANIGVVTDGLCVVDIDGADHAWLSDNGRLDALAGSPVSQTPRGGRHYVFRQNGEPLRNTAGRLADHVDTRADGGYIVAAPSVVDGKPYKWLPGHELDSRDELPTVPEWIIQGLQVVNEIPLTLEDEKIHKGIQHNTLFKYGCKMRRWGLSFNEINAALQVMNLQRCDEPGTESAIEDIARQLQSINLQVAGSQYGGLRVDHLIDKHATDIGQGTRVDRPDRVTDGHDPVFEAGIAGKTVEQGNAVAECAGLAGIALAKLLTATI